From Deinococcus aquaticus, one genomic window encodes:
- a CDS encoding FG-GAP repeat domain-containing protein, whose amino-acid sequence MKRPLPFLLTTALLLGACAQPAHTSTPPPPTANNPGGPLTPAGAAFTLRFSGLGTPDFAASIEPTLGAQALTSEQGNVTPVRVVSRGSTDVLPAAGRPRAEGYRYIYAVVSVTSPSALENVSFLGVRTPGTLPAATHDTAISTFVRAPGGAAYTATELDALALSVRPAQASALNTTTLRVHTIPGSDDSVQFLPEDELTFTPPGFVGLLPYGFTVLSPQGGRTLATGTEANRMIVGMRLPLQATPQDDPYGFAFTAVPVRDSTRRVTQTPEGLRSGNSLNVRQLAASLNATLQVQPFSPVPGDPMCNVRSAGSAAAPTGTVFTAPPLAVPGANGHAVGRTDTLTARFCGVTLDAASAQATSVSVRPSQSAPAASTPSASGDRLLIPARTGGYHAGEQVEVTLHNTLTAGGSAAPGTPFVFSFRTATAPATATFTAQTERAAGQDIRDLLAADVNEDGKLDAISTDSSANTVSVFLGNGDGTLQARTAYTAGTGQAPTDLAAADLNGDGRLDLTVRRNDSTLGILINKGLGKFNPMTSLEIEAGVTDLSGYTLKDVNGDGKPDLIAWIRDASYSSYGLRTRLGNGDGTFAPAINALPNLGTTAFNYGIYSAPPLADLNHDGRLDFAASSDRLYIMSGNGDGTFAAEAAATGPANVYSSDLVPADVNEDGHMDLYHRNSTTLLLGNGQFGFTVTQLDASGYALADLDGDGHLDLINNNQLTRGFGNGTFDRTPVNTGLYGYFLQPQNKALGDFNGDGKLDGLNNYYSYTLNSPTVSVALNQ is encoded by the coding sequence ATGAAACGACCCCTTCCGTTCCTGCTGACCACGGCGCTGCTGCTCGGCGCGTGTGCTCAGCCCGCCCACACCAGTACGCCTCCACCTCCCACAGCCAACAACCCCGGCGGCCCCTTAACGCCCGCCGGGGCGGCGTTCACGCTGCGCTTCAGTGGGCTGGGCACCCCGGACTTCGCGGCCAGCATCGAGCCCACGCTGGGCGCTCAGGCCCTGACCAGCGAGCAGGGCAACGTGACGCCCGTGCGGGTCGTCTCGCGCGGCAGCACGGACGTCCTGCCCGCAGCGGGCCGCCCCCGCGCCGAGGGCTACCGGTACATCTACGCGGTGGTGTCGGTCACCAGTCCCAGTGCGCTGGAGAACGTGTCGTTCCTGGGCGTGCGCACGCCCGGCACGCTGCCTGCCGCCACGCACGACACGGCCATCAGCACCTTCGTCCGTGCGCCCGGCGGGGCCGCGTACACCGCCACCGAACTGGACGCCCTGGCCCTGAGCGTGCGGCCTGCGCAGGCCAGCGCCCTGAACACCACCACCCTGCGTGTTCACACCATTCCCGGCAGTGACGACAGCGTGCAGTTCCTGCCGGAAGACGAACTGACCTTCACGCCGCCCGGTTTCGTGGGCCTCCTCCCGTACGGCTTCACGGTCCTGAGTCCACAGGGAGGCCGCACGCTGGCGACCGGCACGGAAGCGAACCGCATGATCGTCGGTATGCGCCTGCCCCTGCAGGCCACCCCGCAGGACGACCCATACGGGTTTGCGTTCACGGCCGTGCCCGTGCGCGACAGCACCCGCCGCGTGACGCAAACGCCCGAGGGACTGCGCAGCGGCAACAGCCTGAACGTGCGGCAACTGGCCGCCAGCCTGAACGCCACATTACAGGTGCAGCCGTTCAGCCCCGTGCCGGGTGACCCCATGTGCAACGTGCGCAGCGCGGGCAGCGCCGCCGCGCCCACCGGCACGGTGTTCACCGCGCCGCCCCTGGCCGTGCCGGGCGCGAACGGGCACGCGGTAGGCCGCACCGACACTCTGACCGCCCGTTTCTGCGGCGTGACCCTAGACGCCGCCAGCGCGCAGGCGACCAGCGTCAGCGTGCGCCCCAGCCAGAGCGCCCCGGCAGCCAGCACACCCAGCGCCAGCGGCGACCGCCTGCTGATTCCCGCCCGGACCGGCGGGTACCACGCGGGCGAACAGGTCGAGGTGACGCTGCACAACACCCTGACCGCCGGGGGGAGCGCCGCGCCGGGCACGCCGTTCGTGTTCTCGTTCCGCACCGCCACTGCCCCCGCCACCGCGACCTTCACCGCGCAGACCGAACGGGCCGCCGGACAGGACATACGCGACCTGCTGGCCGCCGACGTGAACGAGGACGGCAAACTGGACGCCATCAGCACCGACAGCAGCGCCAACACCGTCAGCGTGTTCCTCGGGAACGGCGACGGCACCCTGCAGGCCCGCACCGCGTACACCGCCGGAACAGGCCAGGCCCCGACTGACCTGGCGGCCGCCGACCTGAACGGCGACGGGCGACTGGACCTGACCGTGCGCCGCAACGACAGCACGCTGGGCATCCTGATCAACAAGGGCCTGGGCAAGTTCAACCCCATGACCAGCCTGGAGATTGAAGCAGGTGTGACGGACCTCAGCGGGTACACCCTGAAGGACGTGAACGGCGACGGGAAACCCGATCTGATTGCCTGGATACGCGACGCCAGTTACTCCAGCTACGGTCTACGTACACGCCTGGGTAACGGGGACGGCACGTTCGCACCTGCTATCAACGCCCTGCCCAATCTGGGTACTACTGCATTTAACTACGGGATCTACTCAGCACCTCCACTGGCCGACCTGAACCACGACGGTCGCCTGGACTTCGCGGCGTCTTCAGACCGGCTGTACATCATGTCCGGCAACGGCGACGGAACGTTTGCCGCAGAGGCGGCTGCCACTGGGCCAGCAAATGTGTACTCCTCCGATCTGGTCCCGGCGGATGTCAACGAGGACGGGCACATGGACCTGTACCACCGCAACAGCACAACACTGCTCCTCGGAAACGGACAGTTTGGCTTCACGGTCACGCAGTTGGACGCCAGCGGTTATGCCTTGGCAGACTTGGACGGTGACGGGCACCTAGACCTGATCAACAACAACCAGCTGACTCGGGGCTTCGGCAACGGCACCTTCGACCGCACACCCGTCAATACGGGGCTATACGGCTATTTCTTGCAGCCTCAGAACAAGGCCCTCGGGGATTTCAACGGAGACGGCAAGCTCGACGGTCTCAACAACTACTACTCCTACACCCTGAACAGCCCCACCGTATCGGTCGCCCTCAACCAGTAA